CATCTTCGACCAGACCGAGATTCACGGCCCCATGGCGCTGGCCGTCGACCCCGCCGTGGAGTTCCTGCTCAAGCACGCCTACAAGACCGCGGTCTTCGGCGAAGTCCGGCGCCGCGACGTTTACTCGATCCCCATCGAACCGATCCGCGAGGCGATCGTCTCTTCCGCGAAGCCGGGATCATGGAGCAGTGGGGTACCGGAATCCAGCGCGTCTTCGAGCAGGTGGCTGAGGCCGGCCTGCCCGAGCCCGTCATTGAGGAGATCCAGGACCGTGTGCGGGTCACGATCTACGTGCCCAGCCACGACCCGGCCAAGAGCGGCGAACATGCGAACAAGTCGGGCGTGGATGGAGGTACTCCAAGCAAACCGGGCGACTCACCAAGTCAGCGCACCAAGTCACTAAGTCGAGTCACCAAGTCGGAGCACCAAGTCACTAAGTCGAGTCACCAAGTCGGAGCACGAAGTCAAAGCACCAAGGCACCAAGATGAGGCACTAAGAAACCAAGTCGGCGCAGCGAACACACCGCCCGCGCCTACCTTCGCATTCTCACGGGAACAACCGAATGAACGCGATAGCAGGCATCCAATGCCAGCTCTTCCGGTTTGAGCGCATGGTCGGCAGCACCAGGCACATTCGGCGGCCCACGTCGAGGGCGGCAGTCGCACAGGCACGGGAACACACTCCCAATCAGAAGAGCCAAGTGCCCCTGCTTCCCCGGCAACGCCGCCGCCTGCATCCGTTTTAGCGCACCCGCCGCGGCACGGTCAGGGCGGCCACCGCGAGGATGGTCACGCCTGCCCCGGCCACCAGCCCCAAGTCGGCGGCGAAGGCGGCGGTCGGTGCGGTATTCGCGCTGAGCTCGCCGACGGCGTCCACGGCCCAGCTCATGGGCAGCACGTTGCTGCACAGCTCCAGCACCCGCGGCAGCTGGGAGCGGGCCACGAGCAGCCCGCAAAGGAAGATCTGCGGGCCGATGATCACGGGGAAGAACTGGACCGCCTGGAACTCGGTGCGGGCGAAGGCGGAGACGAACAGGCCCAGTGCCACGCCCAGGAAGCCGTCAACCAGCGCGGTGAGGATCACCCACGCCCAGGAGGCGGCTATCTGCACCCCCAGGCACCACGCGGCAACCGCGCACAGCACCAGTGACTGGCCCACCGCCGTGGCGGTGAAGGCGGCGGCATAGCCGAGCAGCAGGTCGGCGCGGTGCAGGGGTGTGGTCCACAGCCGCTCCAGCGTGCCGGAGCCGCGCTCGCGCAGCATGGTCACGCTGGTAACCAGGAACATCACCAGCATCGGCAGGATCGCCATCATGGCCACGGCAATCCGGTTGAACAGCTGCTCTCCGTGCGGATAGTCGTAGTAGACGAAGTACAGCAGGGTCAGCAGGGCGGCAGGTACCACCATGATCAAGCCGGGGGTGCGCCCGTCGGCCGCCAGCTGTGCCAGGACGCGGCGGACGGTGGCGGCGAAGGTGCGCGTGTTCATCGCTCCCCCTCCCCGCGCTCCGCCCTCCGGACGACGTCGAGGAAGGCGGCGTCGAGGGTGTCGGCGCCGGTGCGCGCCAGGAGCTCGGCGGCGGTGGTCGAGGCCAGGAAGCGGCCGGCGCGCATGAGCAGCACGCGATCGCAGCGCAGGGCCTCGTCCATGACGTGGCTGGAGATCAGCAGGGTGGCGCCCGCATCGGCCAGATCCCGGAAGGTCGCCCACAGCCCCTCCCGGGTCAGTGGGTCCAGGCCGACCGTCGGTTCGTCGAGTATCAGCAGTTCCGGTCCGGCCACCAGGGCGCAGGCGAGCGAGACCCGGCCGGTCTCGCCGCCGGAGAAGGTGCTCACGCGCCGGTCGGCCAGGTCGGTCAGGCCCACCGTGTCCAGCACCTCGTCGACGTCGCGGGCGCGCCGACCGGCCAGTGCGGCGAAGTAGCGCAGGTTCTGGCGGGCGGTCAGGTCCTTGTACACGGCCGCCGCCTGCGTCACATAGCCGACCCGGTCGCGTACGGCGGGCACGCCCGGCCGCTTCCCCAGCACTTCGACCGCGCCGTTGTAGTGCTGCACGCCGACGAGGACGCGCATCAGGGTGGTCTTGCCGCAGCCAGAGGGGCCTAGCAGGCCGGTGACGGAGCCGGGTCGCAGATCAAGGTCCAGGCCACGCAGGATCTCGGTGCCGCCGCGCCGCACCCGCAGCCCACGAACGATGACGGCGCTCGGGGGCGCGGCCACTTCGGTGGGCACGTAGCCACCACGGCCGGTGTCCCGTCCGTTTTTCATCATGTGATGAATATAAGGGAGCCACCACTGCACGGCAAGGCCGCTCGCCTTGTGCACGCCAACGCTCGGCGACTCAGCCCGCGGCTCCCTGGGCCCGAGAGTCGGAGTCGGTATCGGCGATTTGCCCACGGGCGACGCCGTCTTGTGCGCCAATCTCGCCCGTCAAGTAGTGCTGGATCACCGGACCGACGGCGGCAGCGAGTTCCTCCGGGCTCGCCGCGGCCACGGCGTCGAGGCGGGCGACCCAGCGCGCCATGCCCAGTCCGACCAGATGTCCGGCGATGAGTTGGGAGCGCAGCCGCACCCGGTCGGGTGCCACCTTCGCGACCAATGGGGTTACCAGAGCTCCGACCACGAGCTTGCGCACCCGCGCCACCATGCCCTCGTTGGTCAGTGCCGCGCGCAGCAGCGCGGAAAAGCGTTCCTGGCCCATGCGATCCCACTGAGTGATGAACACACGCACCAGTGCCACCCCCTGCCGGGATGAGGGCAGGCGCCGGACTTCGTCAAGAACACTCGGGTCCATCGGCGGCCCGTCCGGCCCGTCATAGACTGCCTCGACGAACAAATCGGATCGCTCCGGGAAGTAGTGGTGCACCAACGCCGGGTCCACGCCCGCCTCGCGTGCAATGCCGCGCAGCGAGGTGTTGTAACCGTCGCGGGCGAAGGCGGCGCGGGCCGCCTCTAAAATCGCCCGCCGGGCATCCGGGCTCCCGGCCCGCCTGCGACCCCGCGTGCCCATCTCACCCTCCTGCGCGACTATTGACAGGTCGAAGGATACGTTCGGTGTCGTCCTGGTGCCGAGCTTCAGCAGACAACCGCCCCCACCGACACGGCGTCCGCACCCAAATGTGTCCATCTGTCGCCACTTTCAGATATCGACTCAGCCGTTCCCGCAACAACAACAACGGCTCTGTAGCAGGCGCAGCTGTGGTTCCTCCGGCGAACGAATGGGCACTGCACCGTCAAAGTGGCGACGGATGGACACTTTTCCGCCGAACACACCCCCACCCGAGCTCACGCACCGGCCGATCCGGCCACGTCGCAGACGAGCTTGCCGATCTGGTGGCCCCGGGCGAGTCGGGCGTAGGCGGCGGGCACCTCGTCCAGCGGCATAGTCTCAGCCACGCGGGTGTTAAGCCTCCCGCCAGCGACGAGCTCCAGCAGCCCGGCAAGCATGGCGGCCAGGTCGGCGCGATCGCGAGCAGCACCCGCGGAGTAGGCCGCCCCCAGGGAGACCTCGTGGATCGACGGCGAAATCGTGAACCCCGGGATGGCGGCCAGGTCGGGCCGCCCACCGATGAAGGCCAGGCCGCCGTTGAAGGTGAGCGCACCCAGGTTCGCGGTCGCCGAAGCGGAATCGAGGGTGTCGAGCACGGCATCTAGGCCGTGCCGCTCGGGGTGAGCGCACGCGCGGCCATGGCGACGGCTTCGGGGCCGCCCGCGACTCGGTAGTCGATGACCTCGTCTGCACCGAGCGCGCGCACGGCCTCCAACTTGGTCGTCGACGCGGTGGCGATGACGCGGGCGCCGAGACCTTTGGCGATCTGGATGGCGTAGCCGCCCACTCCCCCGGCGCCGGCGGTGATGAGCACCGTCTGCTCGGCGGCCAGGCGCAGACGTCGCACCAGCGCTTGGTAGGCGGTCATGCCCGCACTTGGTAGGGCGGCCGCCTCTACGGCGGTAACCGCCGCGGGCACGTGCGCAACCGCGAGGGCATCGACGACGGTGTACTGGGCCAGTCCACCCGGGCGCCGTAGATCGTGGTACAGGGCGACGCGGTCGCCGACGGCGAGGTCGGGACGCAGCGCGGAGGTGCCGTCGTCGGCCGGGGTGGTGACGCCGGGCCCGATAACGTCAATGGTGCCGGCGACGTCCAAGCCGAGGATGTGCGGCCAACTCCAGGCTGCGCTGCCGCGGGCGACCTTCCAGTCGACAGGGTTCAGCCCGCAGGCCTCCACGCGCAGCCGGACCTGTCCCACGCCGGACTCGGGGACACTCACCTCCCCGACTCGCATGGCGGAGGCCAGATCCGCGGGCCCGGCCGGACGGTCGAGCAGTAGGGCGGTCATGATGTCAGGCACGGTCTTCTACTGGATTTCCGGCGGCTGGTCAAGCCTGTGGCGATGCGCCCGGACGAGCCAGCCCCGCCGCCTTCATGGTCT
This genomic stretch from Actinomyces qiguomingii harbors:
- a CDS encoding alcohol dehydrogenase catalytic domain-containing protein; translated protein: MPDIMTALLLDRPAGPADLASAMRVGEVSVPESGVGQVRLRVEACGLNPVDWKVARGSAAWSWPHILGLDVAGTIDVIGPGVTTPADDGTSALRPDLAVGDRVALYHDLRRPGGLAQYTVVDALAVAHVPAAVTAVEAAALPSAGMTAYQALVRRLRLAAEQTVLITAGAGGVGGYAIQIAKGLGARVIATASTTKLEAVRALGADEVIDYRVAGGPEAVAMAARALTPSGTA
- a CDS encoding ABC transporter ATP-binding protein, coding for MMKNGRDTGRGGYVPTEVAAPPSAVIVRGLRVRRGGTEILRGLDLDLRPGSVTGLLGPSGCGKTTLMRVLVGVQHYNGAVEVLGKRPGVPAVRDRVGYVTQAAAVYKDLTARQNLRYFAALAGRRARDVDEVLDTVGLTDLADRRVSTFSGGETGRVSLACALVAGPELLILDEPTVGLDPLTREGLWATFRDLADAGATLLISSHVMDEALRCDRVLLMRAGRFLASTTAAELLARTGADTLDAAFLDVVRRAERGEGER
- a CDS encoding ATP-binding protein: MEQWGTGIQRVFEQVAEAGLPEPVIEEIQDRVRVTIYVPSHDPAKSGEHANKSGVDGGTPSKPGDSPSQRTKSLSRVTKSEHQVTKSSHQVGARSQSTKAPR
- a CDS encoding zinc-binding dehydrogenase, which encodes MLDTLDSASATANLGALTFNGGLAFIGGRPDLAAIPGFTISPSIHEVSLGAAYSAGAARDRADLAAMLAGLLELVAGGRLNTRVAETMPLDEVPAAYARLARGHQIGKLVCDVAGSAGA
- a CDS encoding ABC transporter permease, coding for MNTRTFAATVRRVLAQLAADGRTPGLIMVVPAALLTLLYFVYYDYPHGEQLFNRIAVAMMAILPMLVMFLVTSVTMLRERGSGTLERLWTTPLHRADLLLGYAAAFTATAVGQSLVLCAVAAWCLGVQIAASWAWVILTALVDGFLGVALGLFVSAFARTEFQAVQFFPVIIGPQIFLCGLLVARSQLPRVLELCSNVLPMSWAVDAVGELSANTAPTAAFAADLGLVAGAGVTILAVAALTVPRRVR
- a CDS encoding TetR family transcriptional regulator, which encodes MGTRGRRRAGSPDARRAILEAARAAFARDGYNTSLRGIAREAGVDPALVHHYFPERSDLFVEAVYDGPDGPPMDPSVLDEVRRLPSSRQGVALVRVFITQWDRMGQERFSALLRAALTNEGMVARVRKLVVGALVTPLVAKVAPDRVRLRSQLIAGHLVGLGMARWVARLDAVAAASPEELAAAVGPVIQHYLTGEIGAQDGVARGQIADTDSDSRAQGAAG